A DNA window from Polyangium spumosum contains the following coding sequences:
- a CDS encoding serine/threonine protein kinase → MNTTDLFLSLTPHKVLEAVEDAGFSVNPLCYPLNSFENRVYEVELEDRSRLVAKFYRPGRWSPAQILEEHLFLADLAEAEVPVCLPRTLRGGGTLGAVDGISYCLFPRMGGRAPDEPDLDLLQRLGMLAARIHNVGAARPAAHRVRLDADVFVRQNVAFLREKAFVPQRLLPRYERAARVIADFVDEGIAATPVHRIHGDLHLGNLLLRDGVLSVVDFDDMVVGPAVQDLWLLLPGQGVEARIALESFLEGYETLRAFDRKSLRLATPLRGLRRVHYAAWIARRFHDPIFPRTFPHFGTEAYWEEETRDLEQILQMIAGERGGFEA, encoded by the coding sequence ATGAACACGACCGATCTCTTCCTCTCGCTCACCCCGCACAAGGTCCTCGAGGCCGTCGAGGACGCGGGGTTTTCCGTCAATCCTCTCTGCTACCCGCTGAACTCGTTCGAGAACCGCGTCTACGAGGTCGAGCTCGAGGACCGCTCCCGGCTCGTCGCGAAGTTCTACCGCCCCGGCCGCTGGAGCCCCGCGCAGATCCTCGAGGAGCACCTCTTCCTCGCCGACCTCGCCGAGGCCGAGGTCCCGGTTTGCCTTCCCCGGACGCTCCGCGGCGGCGGCACCCTCGGCGCCGTCGACGGCATCTCGTATTGCCTCTTCCCGCGCATGGGCGGCCGCGCCCCCGACGAGCCCGACCTCGACCTCCTCCAGCGCCTCGGCATGCTCGCCGCGCGTATCCACAACGTCGGCGCGGCGCGGCCGGCGGCGCACAGGGTCCGCCTCGACGCGGACGTTTTCGTCCGGCAGAACGTCGCGTTCCTGCGCGAAAAGGCGTTCGTCCCGCAGCGCCTGCTCCCGCGGTACGAGCGCGCGGCGCGGGTGATCGCGGACTTCGTCGACGAGGGGATTGCGGCCACGCCCGTCCACCGCATTCACGGCGATCTGCACCTCGGCAACCTGCTCTTGCGTGACGGCGTGCTCTCGGTCGTCGATTTCGACGACATGGTCGTGGGCCCGGCCGTGCAGGATTTGTGGCTGCTCCTGCCTGGCCAGGGGGTCGAGGCGCGGATCGCGCTGGAGAGCTTCCTCGAAGGGTACGAGACGCTGCGCGCGTTTGATCGAAAGAGCCTCCGCCTCGCCACGCCGCTCCGGGGCCTTCGCCGCGTCCATTATGCGGCCTGGATCGCGCGGCGCTTCCACGACCCCATCTTCCCCCGCACCTTCCCCCATTTCGGGACCGAGGCCTACTGGGAGGAGGAGACGCGGGATCTCGAGCAGATCCTCCAGATGATCGCCGGCGAGCGCGGGGGCTTCGAGGCATGA
- a CDS encoding ribonuclease H-like domain-containing protein, whose product MTTFVVFDFEAILDKDNPLPEGADPDRVPAVSHLAIVSGATLAIVVEDAGIRVYPPRLLGGPSGGDEAAIVRDFVKRVGDKRPVLVSWNGRGFDLPLVLARAMRHGVVAPWLWNRDFEDRYRGQNHLDLQDAVSMRGAGRASRMASFACLCGFPGKVGVDGSDVEGLWAKGPEGREAVRRYNLADVASEAAILLRLLVCRGDITLHDYREGARALLAHVDGDERLAVLRPEIDREVFLLADAGKPEGEGQGEAPDADGEAPAHAFR is encoded by the coding sequence ATGACGACGTTCGTCGTCTTCGATTTCGAGGCCATCCTCGACAAGGACAACCCGCTCCCCGAGGGCGCCGATCCGGATCGCGTGCCCGCCGTCTCCCACCTCGCGATCGTCTCCGGCGCCACCCTCGCCATCGTCGTCGAGGATGCGGGGATCCGCGTCTACCCGCCGCGCCTGCTCGGCGGGCCGAGTGGCGGGGACGAAGCCGCGATCGTGCGTGATTTCGTCAAGCGGGTCGGGGACAAGCGGCCCGTGCTCGTCTCGTGGAATGGCCGTGGCTTCGATCTCCCGCTCGTCCTCGCCCGCGCGATGCGCCACGGCGTCGTCGCGCCCTGGCTCTGGAACCGCGATTTCGAGGATCGTTATCGGGGGCAGAACCACCTCGATCTCCAGGACGCCGTCAGCATGCGTGGCGCCGGCCGGGCCTCGCGGATGGCCTCGTTCGCGTGCCTCTGCGGCTTTCCTGGCAAGGTCGGCGTCGACGGCTCCGACGTGGAGGGCCTCTGGGCGAAGGGCCCGGAGGGCCGCGAGGCCGTGCGCCGTTACAACCTCGCCGACGTCGCCTCCGAGGCTGCGATCCTCCTGCGCTTGCTTGTTTGTCGGGGCGATATCACGCTCCACGATTATCGCGAGGGCGCGCGGGCGCTGCTCGCGCACGTCGACGGCGACGAGCGGCTAGCGGTGTTGCGGCCGGAGATCGATCGTGAGGTATTTCTGCTCGCCGACGCCGGCAAGCCGGAAGGCGAGGGGCAGGGGGAGGCTCCGGACGCGGACGGCGAGGCGCCCGCTCACGCCTTCCGATAA